The proteins below are encoded in one region of Serratia symbiotica:
- the arsC gene encoding arsenate reductase (glutaredoxin) (This arsenate reductase requires both glutathione and glutaredoxin to convert arsenate to arsenite, after which the efflux transporter formed by ArsA and ArsB can extrude the arsenite from the cell, providing resistance.) has protein sequence MKHVTIYHNPHCSKSRECLALLKQRGVDANVVLYLETPPSGDELHNLLKALDFRSARDLMRKKEDLYQELKLADTSLSEQQLLTAMTEYPKLIERPIVVAGSKARIGRPAEQVLEIL, from the coding sequence ATGAAGCACGTGACTATTTATCATAACCCACACTGTTCTAAGAGCCGCGAATGCTTGGCGCTGCTGAAGCAGCGTGGCGTTGATGCCAACGTGGTACTGTACCTGGAAACGCCGCCATCTGGCGATGAATTGCACAACCTGCTGAAAGCACTGGACTTCCGCTCCGCACGCGATCTGATGCGCAAAAAAGAAGATTTATACCAGGAATTGAAGCTGGCAGACACCAGCTTGAGCGAACAGCAGTTGCTCACCGCGATGACGGAATACCCAAAGCTCATCGAACGCCCTATCGTGGTCGCAGGCAGCAAGGCACGCATTGGCCGGCCAGCAGAGCAGGTGCTGGAGATTTTGTAA
- the eco gene encoding serine protease inhibitor ecotin — protein sequence MNKTSVIFSGLLMAVSVSALAAKDIDISKQPLEKIAPYPQAEKGMSRQVIFLPKQENEQNYQVELLIGKTLSVDCNRRRMGGTLESKTLPGWGYDYLVLEKLSAPVSTLMACPDHTKTKKFIAAMLGDDAMQRYNSRLPIVVYVPKDVEVKYRIWKAADTVSQAEPK from the coding sequence ATGAACAAGACCTCTGTTATATTCTCCGGCTTGCTGATGGCTGTTTCCGTCAGCGCCCTTGCTGCAAAAGATATCGATATCAGCAAGCAGCCACTGGAAAAAATCGCGCCATACCCACAAGCTGAAAAAGGCATGAGCCGACAAGTAATTTTCCTGCCGAAGCAAGAAAATGAACAAAATTACCAGGTTGAACTGCTGATTGGTAAAACGTTGTCAGTGGATTGCAACCGTCGCCGGATGGGCGGTACGCTAGAAAGCAAAACCCTCCCCGGATGGGGCTATGACTATCTGGTGCTGGAGAAACTGTCCGCACCGGTTTCCACCTTAATGGCCTGCCCAGATCACACTAAGACGAAGAAATTCATCGCCGCAATGCTAGGCGATGACGCGATGCAGCGTTACAACAGCCGTCTGCCGATCGTGGTTTACGTGCCAAAAGACGTAGAAGTGAAATACCGCATCTGGAAAGCAGCAGACACCGTCAGCCAGGCGGAGCCTAAGTAA
- a CDS encoding tetratricopeptide repeat protein, which translates to MTIQLTKTAIAVLLLATFSAPPLAKSHDQLPDIGTSAGGTLSIGQERAMGDFYVRQLRASAPLIHDPLLTQYINQLGNRLVASAYSVRMPFHFYLVRNDEINAFAFFGGNVVLHSALFRVSDNESQLASVLAHEISHVTQRHLARAMEDQQRQAPLTWVGTFGSILLAMVSPTMGMAALSSTLAGTQQGRISFTQSNEQEADRIGIQVLQRAGFDPQAMPAFLQKLSDQSRYASKPPEMLLTHPLPDNRLADARNRANQMPKHLIQSSQDYLMAKVRSLGMYSTEGALTDEQLNTYSQGNVREQLAAKYGHAILLYEAKKYDEARHILQPMLAQNPKNLWLLDLMVDIDIGQKRAAQAIARLEAANTAQSNNVVLQLNLANAYVEGNQPAMASKMLNRYTFDHPNDPNGWELLAQASAAQGLRDEELAARAESLALTGKLDQAIGLLSNASSLQKLGSLKQARYDARIDQLRQLQQRFRQYQRH; encoded by the coding sequence GCTCGCTACGTTTTCCGCCCCTCCACTGGCGAAGAGCCATGATCAGCTACCTGACATAGGCACCTCCGCTGGCGGCACGCTGAGCATCGGTCAAGAGCGGGCGATGGGCGACTTCTATGTGCGCCAGCTACGCGCCAGCGCGCCTTTAATCCATGATCCGCTGCTGACGCAATACATCAACCAACTGGGTAATCGGCTGGTGGCTAGCGCCTATTCGGTACGCATGCCCTTCCATTTTTATCTGGTACGCAATGACGAGATCAATGCCTTCGCCTTCTTTGGCGGCAACGTCGTGCTACACTCCGCGCTGTTCCGCGTCAGCGATAACGAAAGCCAACTGGCTTCGGTGCTGGCACACGAAATTTCACACGTTACCCAACGCCATTTGGCGCGCGCGATGGAAGACCAGCAGCGGCAGGCTCCGCTGACTTGGGTCGGTACGTTCGGCTCCATTCTGCTGGCGATGGTCAGCCCTACCATGGGGATGGCGGCACTGAGCAGCACCCTGGCCGGCACCCAGCAAGGCAGGATCAGCTTTACCCAATCAAATGAACAAGAAGCCGACCGCATTGGCATTCAGGTGTTGCAACGCGCTGGTTTCGATCCGCAGGCGATGCCCGCTTTCTTACAGAAGCTGTCGGATCAATCACGCTATGCGTCTAAACCGCCGGAAATGCTGTTGACCCACCCCTTGCCGGACAACCGTCTCGCCGATGCACGCAACCGCGCTAACCAAATGCCGAAGCATCTTATACAGTCCTCGCAGGACTACCTGATGGCTAAGGTGCGTTCGCTTGGCATGTACAGTACTGAAGGGGCCTTGACCGATGAACAACTTAATACCTACAGCCAAGGCAACGTGCGCGAGCAACTGGCCGCCAAATACGGCCATGCCATCCTGTTATATGAAGCGAAAAAGTACGATGAAGCACGCCATATCCTCCAGCCAATGTTGGCGCAGAACCCGAAAAACCTCTGGTTACTCGACCTGATGGTCGATATCGATATCGGTCAAAAACGCGCAGCGCAAGCTATTGCCCGTCTGGAAGCTGCCAACACCGCGCAAAGCAATAATGTTGTGCTGCAACTTAACCTGGCCAACGCTTATGTTGAAGGCAACCAACCCGCCATGGCGTCGAAAATGCTTAACCGTTACACCTTTGATCATCCGAACGATCCGAATGGCTGGGAACTGCTGGCGCAGGCCAGCGCCGCCCAAGGGCTGCGCGATGAAGAGTTGGCGGCTCGCGCCGAGAGCCTGGCGCTGACCGGCAAGCTAGATCAAGCTATCGGCCTGCTCAGCAACGCCAGCTCGCTACAGAAGCTCGGTAGCCTGAAACAGGCGCGCTATGATGCGCGTATCGACCAACTGCGCCAGTTGCAACAGCGCTTCCGCCAATACCAACGACACTGA
- a CDS encoding GlsB/YeaQ/YmgE family stress response membrane protein: MGIISWIIFGLIAGILAKWIMPGRENSGFILTIVLGIIGAVVGGYISTIFGFGKVDGFNFGSFMVAVIGAIVVLYVYRKIRS, translated from the coding sequence ATGGGGATTATTTCCTGGATTATTTTCGGCCTGATTGCCGGTATTTTGGCTAAATGGATCATGCCGGGCAGAGAAAACAGCGGCTTTATCCTAACCATAGTATTGGGGATCATCGGTGCGGTAGTGGGTGGTTATATCAGCACCATCTTCGGCTTCGGCAAAGTTGACGGTTTCAACTTCGGCAGCTTTATGGTCGCGGTTATCGGTGCCATCGTGGTGCTGTATGTTTATCGCAAAATCCGTAGCTAA
- the hda gene encoding DnaA inactivator Hda, whose translation MNTPAQLSLPLYLPDDETFDSFYPGENPSLLAAIRSAVCQEHGSYIYFWSREGGGRSHLLHAACAELSQHGEAVGYVPLDKRTYFMPEVLDGMEQLALVCIDNIECIAGDEAWEMAIFNLYNRILETGHTRLFITGDRPPRQLNLYLPDLASRLDWGQIYKLQPLSDEEKLLALQLRGKLRGFELPEDVGRFLLKRLDREMRTLFMTLNQLDHASITAQRKLTIPFVKETLGL comes from the coding sequence CTGAATACGCCGGCACAGCTTTCATTGCCACTTTATCTCCCCGATGATGAGACTTTCGACAGTTTTTATCCGGGAGAGAACCCATCCCTGCTTGCCGCCATCCGATCAGCCGTGTGCCAAGAGCATGGCAGCTATATCTATTTTTGGTCACGTGAGGGGGGGGGGCGCAGCCATCTGTTGCATGCGGCCTGCGCCGAACTTTCACAGCACGGTGAAGCCGTGGGTTACGTGCCACTGGATAAGCGCACCTATTTTATGCCTGAAGTGTTGGACGGCATGGAACAGTTGGCGTTGGTGTGCATCGATAATATTGAGTGTATCGCTGGCGATGAAGCGTGGGAAATGGCGATTTTCAACCTCTACAACCGCATTCTGGAAACCGGCCACACGCGGCTGTTTATTACCGGCGATCGGCCACCGCGTCAGTTGAATCTATACCTACCGGATCTCGCTTCGCGCCTAGACTGGGGACAGATTTATAAGTTGCAGCCGCTATCGGATGAAGAAAAGCTGCTGGCCTTACAGTTGCGTGGCAAACTGCGCGGCTTCGAGCTGCCAGAAGACGTGGGGCGTTTTCTGTTGAAGCGGCTGGATCGCGAGATGCGCACGTTGTTCATGACCCTGAATCAGCTCGATCATGCCTCAATCACCGCCCAGCGCAAGCTGACCATCCCGTTCGTCAAAGAAACCCTAGGGCTGTAG
- a CDS encoding E3 ubiquitin--protein ligase, with amino-acid sequence MKIWNKVLLASIITLLVAGCDDSSKADDNLDKAKDSAEQMKDAAEQKAKNLTDKAQTTADEIKKEAATQADQLKDKASAIKDEADKQAGAIIDDAEAKAGSIKDEVSKHSQQLVDQAQAIKHDAISGANDLAEQAKTKTESLKNSAENKAEELKSNIDAAHNHHAPSDTQQ; translated from the coding sequence ATGAAAATTTGGAATAAAGTGCTTTTAGCCTCCATTATTACATTGCTGGTTGCTGGCTGTGATGACTCGTCCAAGGCTGACGATAACTTGGATAAAGCCAAGGACAGCGCCGAACAAATGAAGGATGCCGCAGAGCAAAAAGCGAAAAATCTGACAGATAAAGCACAAACCACCGCTGATGAAATCAAAAAAGAGGCCGCCACTCAGGCTGATCAGTTGAAAGACAAAGCATCGGCCATTAAGGATGAGGCAGACAAACAGGCTGGCGCTATCATCGATGACGCCGAGGCCAAGGCTGGCTCCATCAAAGACGAGGTCAGCAAGCACAGCCAGCAGTTGGTCGACCAGGCTCAGGCGATCAAGCATGATGCGATCAGTGGTGCCAACGATCTGGCCGAGCAAGCTAAGACGAAAACCGAGTCTCTTAAAAACAGTGCTGAAAATAAAGCGGAAGAATTGAAGAGCAATATCGACGCAGCACATAACCATCATGCGCCGTCCGATACCCAACAGTAA
- a CDS encoding DUF421 domain-containing protein, giving the protein MDYYGYVLLKFVIGFAIVITHLNLSGKTQLSQMSPVDFIGNFVLGGIIGGVIYSDSIPIHQYVIVLLIGVGLISLLNAISKHYHIFRSVTIGNPIPIIKNGRFVMENILTKQNKIDILNLSSQLHAQGIHAFQEINYAQIEPDGQVTVVCEGHRLPSVIVMKDGKPRTYELKEIDKDEAWLKQEIEAHQIAPEDIFIAEFWDGRIVFILNDGRVIK; this is encoded by the coding sequence ATGGATTATTACGGGTACGTTTTGCTTAAGTTTGTCATTGGCTTTGCTATTGTCATCACTCACCTGAACCTATCAGGCAAAACCCAATTGTCGCAGATGAGCCCGGTCGATTTTATCGGCAACTTTGTGCTGGGGGGGATCATTGGCGGGGTGATTTACAGTGATAGCATACCGATTCATCAATATGTGATTGTGCTATTAATTGGGGTGGGGCTGATCTCATTGTTGAATGCCATCAGCAAGCATTACCATATCTTCCGTTCGGTCACCATCGGCAACCCGATTCCAATCATCAAGAATGGACGCTTCGTGATGGAAAATATTCTGACCAAGCAAAACAAAATTGATATTTTGAATCTTTCATCACAACTGCATGCCCAGGGTATTCATGCTTTTCAGGAGATTAACTACGCACAGATTGAACCGGACGGCCAGGTCACGGTGGTGTGTGAAGGGCATCGTCTGCCTTCGGTGATCGTGATGAAAGACGGTAAGCCCAGAACCTATGAGCTAAAGGAAATTGACAAGGATGAAGCGTGGTTGAAGCAGGAAATAGAGGCTCACCAGATCGCGCCGGAAGATATTTTTATTGCTGAGTTCTGGGATGGCCGGATAGTATTTATTCTGAATGATGGCAGGGTTATAAAATAG